Proteins encoded by one window of Arabidopsis thaliana chromosome 2, partial sequence:
- the AGT3 gene encoding alanine:glyoxylate aminotransferase 3 (alanine:glyoxylate aminotransferase 3 (AGT3); FUNCTIONS IN: pyridoxal phosphate binding, transaminase activity, catalytic activity, alanine-glyoxylate transaminase activity; EXPRESSED IN: 22 plant structures; EXPRESSED DURING: 15 growth stages; CONTAINS InterPro DOMAIN/s: Pyridoxal phosphate-dependent transferase, major domain (InterPro:IPR015424), Aminotransferase class-III (InterPro:IPR005814), Pyridoxal phosphate-dependent transferase, major region, subdomain 1 (InterPro:IPR015421); BEST Arabidopsis thaliana protein match is: PYRIMIDINE 4 (TAIR:AT3G08860.1).), which yields MQRFAAKRSVQNISVSLWRRCISSTSQAATASVKDSDEFQARLPPFAYTPPPYTGPSADVILSKRKEFLSPSMFCLYRKPLNIVDGKMQYLFDESGRRYLDAFAGIAVVNCGHCHPDVVEPVINQIKRLQHPTVLYLNHAIADFSEALASKLPGDLKVVFFTNSGTEANELALMMAKLYTGCQDIVAVRNGYHGNAAATMGATGQSMWKFNVVQNSVHHALNPDPYRGVFGSDGEKYAKDLQDLIQYGTTGHIAGFICEAIQGVGGIVELAPGYLSAAYDTVKKAGGLFIADEVQSGFARTGNFWGFEAHNVVPDIVTMAKGIGNGFPLGAVVTTPEIAGVLTRRSYFNTFGGNSVSTTAGLAVLNVIEKEKLQENAAMVGSYLKEKLTQLKEKHEIIGDVRGRGLMLGVELVSDRKLKTPATAETLHIMDQMKELGVLIGKGGYFGNVFRITPPLCFTKDDAVVVKNACNYAMNDYKIDEPTSRCFSITMFS from the exons ATGCAGAGATTCGCGGCGAAAAGATCGGTGCAAAACATTTCCGTCTCTCTATGGCGTCGATGTATCTCATCGACGTCTCAGGCAGCGACAGCTTCCGTTAAGGATTCCGACGAGTTTCAGGCGAGGCTTCCTCCTTTTGCTTACACTCCTCCGCCGTATACTGGTCCTTCCGCCGATGTTATCCTTAGCAAAAGGAAGGAGTTTCTCAGTCCTTCCATGTTCTGTCTCTATCGGAAACCG TTAAACATTGTGGATGGGAAAATGCAGTATCTATTTGATGAGAGTGGTCGGAGATATTTAGATGCATTTGCTGGGATTGCTGTTGTGAATTGTGGACATTGTCATCCAGATGTGGTTGAGCCAGTGATTAATCAAATCAAGAGGCTTCAGCATCCTACTGTTCTTTACCTTAACCATGCCATTGCTGATTTCTCTGAGGCTCTTGCTTCTAAACTTCCCGGTGATCTAAAGGTGGTGTTTTTCACTAACTCAGGGACAGAGGCTAATGAATTGGCGCTTATGATGGCTAAGTTGTATACTGGATGTCAAGATATTGTGGCGGTTCGAAACGGGTATCATGGTAATGCAGCTGCAACTATGGGGGCTACTGGTCAGAGTATGTGGAAGTTTAATGTGGTTCAGAATAGTGTTCATCATGCTTTGAACCCTGATCCTTATAGAGGTGTGTTTGGTTCTGATGGAGAGAAGTATGCAAAGGATTTGCAAGATCTTATTCAATATGGTACGACTGGTCACATTGCCGGTTTTATTTGTGAAGCTATTCAG GGAGTTGGAGGGATCGTGGAACTAGCACCGGGATATTTGTCAGCGGCTTACGATACTGTTAAGAAAGCTGGTGGATTGTTCATTGCGGATGAAGTTCAGTCTGGTTTCGCACGTACTGGTAACTTTTGGGGATTTGAGGCACACAATGTTGTCCCTGACATAGTAACCATGGCAAAG GGAATTGGGAATGGGTTTCCTTTGGGAGCTGTTGTGACAACTCCAGAGATAGCAGGAGTGTTGACTCGCCGTAGCTACTTCAATACATTTGGTGGAAATTCTGTGTCTACTACAGCTGGTCTCGCTGTTCTGAATgtgattgagaaagagaagcttcAGGAAAATGCTGCAATGGTTGGATCCTAtctgaaagaaaaactcacacagctgaaagaaaaacacgaga TTATCGGGGATGTCCGGGGAAGAGGACTGATGCTTGGAGTGGAGCTGGTGAGTGATCGCAAGCTTAAGACTCCTGCAACCGCCGAGACTCTGCACATTATGGATCAAATGAAAG aaTTGGGTGTGTTGATTGGAAAAGGAGGCTACTTTGGAAATGTCTTTAGAATCACACCACCTCTCTGCTTCACCAAGGACGATGCAG TTGTGGTGAAGAATGCTTGTAATTATGCTATGAACGACTACAAGATTGATGAGCCAACATCTCGTTGCTTCTCAATCactatgttttcttaa
- a CDS encoding Pentatricopeptide repeat (PPR) superfamily protein (Pentatricopeptide repeat (PPR) superfamily protein; CONTAINS InterPro DOMAIN/s: Pentatricopeptide repeat (InterPro:IPR002885); BEST Arabidopsis thaliana protein match is: Tetratricopeptide repeat (TPR)-like superfamily protein (TAIR:AT1G63130.1); Has 26299 Blast hits to 8886 proteins in 261 species: Archae - 3; Bacteria - 26; Metazoa - 362; Fungi - 517; Plants - 24480; Viruses - 0; Other Eukaryotes - 911 (source: NCBI BLink).) produces MARSSSWHRMSNFMRKYRKIPHSSFKTKWNENLKQKYAMEELRSNLLTDSENASVMRTLLSSFQLHNCEPTPQAYRFVIKTLAKSSQLENISSVLYHLEVSEKFDTPESIFRDVIAAYGFSGRIEEAIEVFFKIPNFRCVPSAYTLNALLLVLVRKRQSLELVPEILVKACRMGVRLEESTFGILIDALCRIGEVDCATELVRYMSQDSVIVDPRLYSRLLSSVCKHKDSSCFDVIGYLEDLRKTRFSPGLRDYTVVMRFLVEGGRGKEVVSVLNQMKCDRVEPDLVCYTIVLQGVIADEDYPKADKLFDELLLLGLAPDVYTYNVYINGLCKQNDIEGALKMMSSMNKLGSEPNVVTYNILIKALVKAGDLSRAKTLWKEMETNGVNRNSHTFDIMISAYIEVDEVVCAHGLLEEAFNMNVFVKSSRIEEVISRLCEKGLMDQAVELLAHLV; encoded by the coding sequence ATGGCAAGATCTTCGTCATGGCACCGAATGTCAAATTTCATGAGAAAGTATCGAAAAATTCCTCATTCGTCTTTCAAAACCAAATGGAACGAGAATCTCAAGCAGAAGTATGCCATGGAAGAGCTAAGAAGCAACCTTCTCACAGATTCAGAGAATGCTTCTGTTATGCGAACCCTCTTAAGCTCATTCCAACTCCATAACTGTGAGCCCACTCCTCAAGCTTACAGATTCGTTATCAAAACCCTAGCTAAATCCTCTCAGCTTGAGAATATTTCATCTGTTCTTTACCACCTTGAAGTCTCTGAGAAGTTCGATACACCTGAATCCATTTTCAGAGATGTCATCGCTGCTTATGGCTTCTCCGGTAGAATCGAAGAGGCGATTGaggttttcttcaaaatccCTAATTTCAGGTGCGTGCCTTCTGCTTACACGCTCAATGCTTTGCTCTTAGTTCTTGTGAGAAAAAGACAGAGTCTTGAATTGGTTCCTGAGATTTTGGTGAAAGCTTGTAGAATGGGTGTTAGGTTAGAGGAATCTACTTTCGGGATATTGATCGATGCGCTTTGTAGAATAGGTGAGGTAGATTGTGCTACTGAGTTAGTGAGATACATGAGTCAGGATAGTGTTATTGTTGATCCAAGATTATACTCTCGGTTACTGAGTTCTGTATGTAAACACAAGGATTCGTCATGTTTCGATGTAATTGGATATTTGGAAGATCTGCGAAAGACTCGGTTTTCGCCAGGTTTGCGGGATTATACAGTTGTGATGAGGTTCTTGGTGGAAGGAGGAAGGGGGAAAGAAGTTGTAAGTGTACTGAATCAGATGAAATGTGACAGAGTAGAGCCTGATCTTGTTTGTTATACAATCGTGTTGCAAGGCGTTATTGCGGATGAGGATTACCCGAAAGCAGACAAGTTGTTTGATGAGTTGCTCTTGTTAGGTTTGGCTCCTGATGTTTATACCTATAATGTGTATATCAATGGGTTATGCAAGCAGAACGATATTGAAGGCGCCTTAAAGATGATGTCTTCAATGAACAAGCTAGGTTCTGAGCCTAATGTAGTTACATACAATATATTGATCAAGGCATTGGTAAAAGCTGGAGATCTGAGTCGAGCTAAGACTCTATGGAAAGAGATGGAGACGAATGGAGTTAACCGGAACAGCCACACATTTGATATTATGATTAGTGCATATATTGAGGTAGACGAGGTTGTTTGTGCTCATGGTTTATTGGAAGAAGCATTTAACATGAACGTGTTCGTTAAGAGTTCGAGAATTGAGGAAGTCATTAGCAGATTATGTGAGAAAGGTTTGATGGATCAAGCAGTCGAACTTTTAGCACACCTGGTTTAA
- the AGT3 gene encoding alanine:glyoxylate aminotransferase 3 (alanine:glyoxylate aminotransferase 3 (AGT3); FUNCTIONS IN: pyridoxal phosphate binding, transaminase activity, catalytic activity, alanine-glyoxylate transaminase activity; EXPRESSED IN: 22 plant structures; EXPRESSED DURING: 15 growth stages; CONTAINS InterPro DOMAIN/s: Pyridoxal phosphate-dependent transferase, major domain (InterPro:IPR015424), Aminotransferase class-III (InterPro:IPR005814), Pyridoxal phosphate-dependent transferase, major region, subdomain 1 (InterPro:IPR015421); BEST Arabidopsis thaliana protein match is: PYRIMIDINE 4 (TAIR:AT3G08860.1); Has 36057 Blast hits to 36036 proteins in 2736 species: Archae - 736; Bacteria - 23005; Metazoa - 660; Fungi - 839; Plants - 398; Viruses - 17; Other Eukaryotes - 10402 (source: NCBI BLink).): MQRFAAKRSVQNISVSLWRRCISSTSQAATASVKDSDEFQARLPPFAYTPPPYTGPSADVILSKRKEFLSPSMFCLYRKPLNIVDGKMQYLFDESGRRYLDAFAGIAVVNCGHCHPDVVEPVINQIKRLQHPTVLYLNHAIADFSEALASKLPGDLKVVFFTNSGTEANELALMMAKLYTGCQDIVAVRNGYHGNAAATMGATGQSMWKFNVVQNSVHHALNPDPYRGVFGSDGEKYAKDLQDLIQYGTTGHIAGFICEAIQGVGGIVELAPGYLSAAYDTVKKAGGLFIADEVQSGFARTGNFWGFEAHNVVPDIVTMAKGIGNGFPLGAVVTTPEIAGVLTRRSYFNTFGGNSVSTTAGLAVLNVIEKEKLQENAAMVGSYLKEKLTQLKEKHEIIGDVRGRGLMLGVELVSDRKLKTPATAETLHIMDQMKELGVLIGKGGYFGNVFRITPPLCFTKDDADFLVEAMDYSMSKM; this comes from the exons ATGCAGAGATTCGCGGCGAAAAGATCGGTGCAAAACATTTCCGTCTCTCTATGGCGTCGATGTATCTCATCGACGTCTCAGGCAGCGACAGCTTCCGTTAAGGATTCCGACGAGTTTCAGGCGAGGCTTCCTCCTTTTGCTTACACTCCTCCGCCGTATACTGGTCCTTCCGCCGATGTTATCCTTAGCAAAAGGAAGGAGTTTCTCAGTCCTTCCATGTTCTGTCTCTATCGGAAACCG TTAAACATTGTGGATGGGAAAATGCAGTATCTATTTGATGAGAGTGGTCGGAGATATTTAGATGCATTTGCTGGGATTGCTGTTGTGAATTGTGGACATTGTCATCCAGATGTGGTTGAGCCAGTGATTAATCAAATCAAGAGGCTTCAGCATCCTACTGTTCTTTACCTTAACCATGCCATTGCTGATTTCTCTGAGGCTCTTGCTTCTAAACTTCCCGGTGATCTAAAGGTGGTGTTTTTCACTAACTCAGGGACAGAGGCTAATGAATTGGCGCTTATGATGGCTAAGTTGTATACTGGATGTCAAGATATTGTGGCGGTTCGAAACGGGTATCATGGTAATGCAGCTGCAACTATGGGGGCTACTGGTCAGAGTATGTGGAAGTTTAATGTGGTTCAGAATAGTGTTCATCATGCTTTGAACCCTGATCCTTATAGAGGTGTGTTTGGTTCTGATGGAGAGAAGTATGCAAAGGATTTGCAAGATCTTATTCAATATGGTACGACTGGTCACATTGCCGGTTTTATTTGTGAAGCTATTCAG GGAGTTGGAGGGATCGTGGAACTAGCACCGGGATATTTGTCAGCGGCTTACGATACTGTTAAGAAAGCTGGTGGATTGTTCATTGCGGATGAAGTTCAGTCTGGTTTCGCACGTACTGGTAACTTTTGGGGATTTGAGGCACACAATGTTGTCCCTGACATAGTAACCATGGCAAAG GGAATTGGGAATGGGTTTCCTTTGGGAGCTGTTGTGACAACTCCAGAGATAGCAGGAGTGTTGACTCGCCGTAGCTACTTCAATACATTTGGTGGAAATTCTGTGTCTACTACAGCTGGTCTCGCTGTTCTGAATgtgattgagaaagagaagcttcAGGAAAATGCTGCAATGGTTGGATCCTAtctgaaagaaaaactcacacagctgaaagaaaaacacgaga TTATCGGGGATGTCCGGGGAAGAGGACTGATGCTTGGAGTGGAGCTGGTGAGTGATCGCAAGCTTAAGACTCCTGCAACCGCCGAGACTCTGCACATTATGGATCAAATGAAAG aaTTGGGTGTGTTGATTGGAAAAGGAGGCTACTTTGGAAATGTCTTTAGAATCACACCACCTCTCTGCTTCACCAAGGACGATGCAG ATTTTCTCGTGGAAGCGATGGACTACTCAATGTCGAAGAtgtga
- a CDS encoding ENTH/VHS/GAT family protein (ENTH/VHS/GAT family protein; FUNCTIONS IN: protein transporter activity; INVOLVED IN: intracellular protein transport, intra-Golgi vesicle-mediated transport; LOCATED IN: Golgi stack, plasma membrane; EXPRESSED IN: 24 plant structures; EXPRESSED DURING: 15 growth stages; CONTAINS InterPro DOMAIN/s: VHS (InterPro:IPR002014), GAT (InterPro:IPR004152), VHS subgroup (InterPro:IPR018205), ENTH/VHS (InterPro:IPR008942); BEST Arabidopsis thaliana protein match is: ENTH/VHS/GAT family protein (TAIR:AT5G01760.1); Has 42231 Blast hits to 23362 proteins in 1216 species: Archae - 12; Bacteria - 2643; Metazoa - 15006; Fungi - 7319; Plants - 4169; Viruses - 367; Other Eukaryotes - 12715 (source: NCBI BLink).), translating into MASSSASATVAVDKATSDLLLGPDWTTNMEICDSVNSLHWQAKDVVKAVKKRLQHKSSRVQLLALTLLETLVKNCGDYLHHQVAEKNILGEMVKIVKKKADMQVRDKILVMVDSWQQAFGGPEGKYPQYYWAYDELRRSGVEFPRRSPDASPIITPPVSHPPLRQPQGGYGVPPAGYGVHQAGYGVPQAGYGIPQAGYGVPQAGYGIPQVGYGMPSGSSRRLDEAMATEVEGLSLSSIESMRDVMDLLGDMLQAVDPSDREAVKDEVIVDLVERCRSNQKKLMQMLTSTGDDELLGRGLDLNDSLQILLAKHDAIASGSPLPVQASGSPLSVQASKPADSSPKSSEAKDSSSIAGSSSPIPATVSTGKSPIDEEYEEEEDEFAQLARRHSKPPASVTTDPTSLESHNAASNALALALPDPPPPVNTTKEQDMIDLLSITLCTPSTPPAPSSQPSPPPPAGSDQNTHIYPQPQPRFDSYVAPWAQQQQPQQPQAQQGYSQHQQHQQQQGYSQPQHSQQQQGYSQLQQPQPQQGYSQSQPQAQVQMQPSTRPQNPYEYPPPPWASTSANAYYTPRANASASYTDTSALAGRSLQQSNSFPTRAGDPQATSTASNSGVSVGQKPFVPSYRLFEDLDVFGSADGKHNKPANSSNGSQNLSGSQTQQSMIGGRKMI; encoded by the exons ATGGCGTCGTCTTCAGCTTCGGCGACGGTGGCTGTTGATAAAGCTACCAGCGATCTTTTGTTAGGTCCTGATTGGACTACGAATATGGAAATCTGCGATTCTGTTAATTCTCTTCACTG GCAGGCGAAAGATGTAGTTAAAGCTGTGAAAAAGAGGCTGCAACATAAGAGTTCGAGAGTTCAACTACTTGCTCTTACG CTTTTGGAGACGTTGGTAAAGAACTGTGGAGATTATTTGCACCATCAAGTTGCagagaaaaacattttagGGGAAATGGTCAAAATTGTGAAAAAGAAG GCAGATATGCAAGTAAGAGATAAGATATTGGTCATGGTGGACTCTTGGCAGCAAGCTTTTGGGGGTCCAGAGGGAAAATATCCACAATATTATTGGGCATACGATGAGTTAAGG CGTTCTGGAGTTGAATTCCCCCGGCGTTCACCTGATGCGTCCCCTATTATAACACCACCAGTGAGTCATCCACCGTTAAGACAGCCTCAGGGGGGCTATGGAGTACCTCCAGCTGGCTATGGAGTACATCAAGCTGGTTATGGAGTACCTCAAGCGGGTTATGGAATACCTCAAGCTGGCTATGGAGTACCTCAAGCGGGGTATGGAATACCTCAAGTGGGCTATGGAATGCCCAGTGGTTCTTCGAGAAGGCTTGATGAAGCAATGGCAACTGAGGTTGAGGGCTTAAG CTTGTCAAGTATTGAATCCATGAGGGATGTGATGGATCTCTTGGGCGACATGCTACAAGCTGTGGATCCCAGTGACCGTGAG GCTGTGAAAGATGAAGTCATTGTTGACTTGGTTGAGCGTTGTCGTTCCAATCAGAAAAAGCTGATGCAGATGCTAACCTCCACTGG GGATGATGAACTTTTAGGCCGGGGGCTCGATCTAAATGACAGTCTTCAAATTCTGCTAGCTAAGCATGATGCAATAGCTTCTGGTTCTCCTCTGCCTGTTCAGGCTTCTGGTTCTCCTCTGTCAGTTCAGGCTTCGAAACCTGCTGACTCGAGCCCCAAATCTTCTGAAGCTAAAGATTCTAGTTCCATAGCTGGTTCCAGTTCCCCAATACCAGCCACTGTTTCTACAGGAAAAAGCCCAATTGATGAGGAGTacgaagaggaggaagatgagtTTGCACAATTAGCTCGAAG GCATTCCAAACCGCCAGCATCTGTGACTACAGACCCTACCAGTTTAGAGTCTCATAATGCTGCAAGCAATGCTCTTGCTCTTGCTCTGCCTGACCCCCCTCCTCCAGTGAACACCACAAAGGAACAAGACATGATTGACCTATTGAGTATCACACTGTGTACACCGTCAACTCCACCGGCTCCATCCTCTCagccttctcctcctcctcccgCTGGCTCAGATCAAAACACCCATATCTATCCACAGCCTCAGCCACGGTTTGATAGCTATGTCGCTCCATGGGCACAGCAACAGCAACCGCAACAGCCTCAAGCACAGCAGGGCTATTCTCAACATCAACagcatcaacaacaacaggGCTATTCTCAACCTCAACATTCTCAACAACAGCAGGGCTACTCTCAACTGCAACAGCCTCAACCACAGCAGGGCTATTCTCAATCGCAACCGCAAGCACAGGTCCAGATGCAACCGTCAACTCGACCTCAGAACCCGTATGAATATCCGCCTCCACCATGGGCTTCAACATCAGCAAATGCATACTATACTCCACGGGCTAATGCAAGTGCGTCATACACAGACACATCGGCCCTAGCCGGAAGATCACTACAGCAATCCAACTCATTCCCCACACGAGCTGGAGATCCTCAGGCTACTTCAACTGCAAGCAATTCAGGTGTATCTGTAGGACAGAAGCCGTTTGTTCCATCATACAGATTGTTTGAAGATCTGGATGTGTTTGGGAGCGCAGACGGGAAGCATAATAAACCGGCGAACAGTAGTAATGGTTCTCAAAACTTGTCTGGGTCTCAGACGCAGCAGAGTATGATAGgaggaaggaaaatgattTAA
- a CDS encoding Peroxidase superfamily protein (Peroxidase superfamily protein; FUNCTIONS IN: peroxidase activity, heme binding; INVOLVED IN: response to salt stress; LOCATED IN: endomembrane system; EXPRESSED IN: root; CONTAINS InterPro DOMAIN/s: Haem peroxidase (InterPro:IPR010255), Plant peroxidase (InterPro:IPR000823), Peroxidases heam-ligand binding site (InterPro:IPR019793), Peroxidase, active site (InterPro:IPR019794), Haem peroxidase, plant/fungal/bacterial (InterPro:IPR002016); BEST Arabidopsis thaliana protein match is: Peroxidase superfamily protein (TAIR:AT2G38380.1); Has 4338 Blast hits to 4309 proteins in 248 species: Archae - 0; Bacteria - 0; Metazoa - 4; Fungi - 52; Plants - 4237; Viruses - 0; Other Eukaryotes - 45 (source: NCBI BLink).) has protein sequence MGFSSSLSCSAMGALIVGCLLLQASNSNAQLRPDFYFRTCPPIFNIIGDTIVNELRTDPRIAASLLRLHFHDCFVRGCDASILLDNSTSFRTEKDAAPNKNSVRGFDVIDRMKAAIERACPRTVSCADIITIASQISVLLSGGPWWPVPLGRRDSVEAFFALANTALPSPFSTLTQLKTAFADVGLNRPSDLVALSGGHTFGKAQCQFVTPRLYNFNGTNRPDPSLNPTYLVELRRLCPQNGNGTVLVNFDSVTPTTFDRQYYTNLLNGKGLIQSDQVLFSTPGADTIPLVNQYSSNTFVFFGAFVDAMIRMGNLKPLTGTQGEIRQNCRVVNPRIRVVENDDGVVSSI, from the exons ATGGGGTTTTCGTCTTCATTATCTTGCAGTGCTATGGGAGCCCTAATAGTGGGTTGCCTTCTGCTTCAAGCATCAAACTCTAATGCTCAGTTGAGACCTGACTTCTACTTCAGGACTTGCCCACCTATTTTCAACATCATTGGGGATACCATCGTCAATGAGCTGCGGACTGATCCTCGTATTGCCGCGAGCCTCCTTCGGCTTCACTTCCATGACTGCTTTGTTCGT GGTTGTGATGCATCGATCTTGCTTGACAATTCCACATCATTCCGGACCGAGAAAGATGCTgctccaaacaaaaattcgGTTCGAGGGTTCGATGTCATAGATAGAATGAAAGCAGCCATTGAGAGAGCTTGCCCAAGAACAGTTTCTTGCGCAGATATTATCACCATCGCCTCTCAGATATCAGTTCTTTTg TCTGGCGGTCCATGGTGGCCAGTTCCGTTGGGGAGAAGAGACAGCGTAGAAGCTTTCTTCGCTCTGGCTAATACAGCTCTTCCCTCTCCATTTTCCACTCTTACTCAACTTAAAACAGCTTTTGCTGACGTTGGCCTAAACCGCCCTTCGGATTTAGTCGCCCTCTCcg GTGGTCACACATTTGGAAAAGCACAATGCCAATTCGTGACACCTCGTCTTTACAACTTCAACGGTACCAACAGACCAGACCCAAGTTTGAACCCAACTTACCTCGTTGAACTCCGTCGATTGTGTCCTCAAAACGGAAACGGCACCGTTCTGGTTAACTTCGATTCCGTGACTCCAACTACTTTCGATAGACAATATTACACCAATCTTCTTAATGGGAAAGGTTTGATTCAGAGTGACCAAGTGCTTTTCTCAACTCCAGGAGCTGATACGATTCCACTAGTAAACCAATACAGCAGCAACACGTTCGTGTTCTTTGGAGCATTCGTTGATGCAATGATTAGGATGGGAAATCTTAAACCTTTGACTGGAACTCAAGGAGAGATAAGACAGAATTGTAGGGTTGTGAATCCAAGAATTAGGGTTGTGGAGAACGACGATGGTGTTGTGAGTTCTATCTGA